A genomic window from Salvelinus namaycush isolate Seneca chromosome 5, SaNama_1.0, whole genome shotgun sequence includes:
- the LOC120046972 gene encoding centromere protein F has product MRRFFRAHSYSDEDNSQIQYLTAKCNRLTHETAVLERECLGARERERSLQNELEALSTQLCQQEQVNIDLMYKHDELLGRVHHEQQRVHLVVEESSRDAALLGLQLEQVNSELLHLQSSEVQLEGLVEELHTEDLQRAALTEDLQVQLHSKVLELEALQCGYAASTQELEELRSACQTKVQGLQRENEGSLKKLQETAEQFEWLCEQQRYWICCVKRFKDCLSEEKDSLVQQVKRLEKEVAELRKSSESTTQMLCCPLEDTVSQHCDRMPSWESGEMADLQTQVDKWRKLYEDLFSQFTPHPGGHVVDGYQKPP; this is encoded by the exons ATGAGGAGGTTTTTCAGAGCGCATAGCTACAGCGATGAAGACAACAGTCAGATCCAGTACCTGACGGCTAAGTGTAACCGCCTGACACATGAAACAG CAGTGCTGGAGAGGGAATGCCTGggggccagggagagagagaggagcctgcAGAATGAGCTGGAGGCTCTGTCCACACAGCTCTGCCAACAGGAGCAGGTCAACATAGATTTGATGTACAAACACGATGAACTGCTCGGCAGGGTCCATCATGAACAG CAACGGGTGCATCTTGTGGTGGAGGAGAGCTCCAGAGATGCTGCACTGCTGGGCCTACAGCTGGAACAGGTCAACTCGGAGCTACTGCACCTGCAAAGTTCTGAGGTGCAGCTGGAAGGCCTGGTGGAAGAGCTGCACACTgaggacctgcagagagctgCATTGACAGAGGACCTTCAGGTGCAGCTGCACAG TAAGGTATTGGAGTTGGAAGCGCTTCAGTGCGGCTACGCTGCCAGCACCCAGGAGCTGGAGGAGCTGCGCAGCGCCTGCCAGACGAAGGTGCAGGGACTGCAGCGGGAGAACGAGGGCAGCCTGAAGAAGCTCCAGGAGACGGCCGAGCAGTTTGAGTGGCTGTGTGAACAGCAGCGCTACTGGATATGCTGCGTCAAGAG ATTCAAAGACTGCCTGTCAGAGGAGAAGGACTCTCTGGTGCAGCAGGTGAAACGGTTGGAGAAGGAGGTAGCAGAGCTGAGGAAGAGCTCAGAGAGCACCACCCAGATGCTGTGCTGCCCCCTAGAGGACACAGTCAGCCAGCACTGTGACAG AATGCCCTCTTGGGAATCCGGTGAGATGGCTGACCTGCAAACCCAGGTGGACAAATGGAGAAAGCTGTATGAGGACCTCTTCAGCCAGTTCACACCCCACCCA
- the leprotl1 gene encoding leptin receptor overlapping transcript-like 1 isoform X2, with amino-acid sequence MAGIKALISLSFGGAIGLMFLMLGCALPVYDKYWPLFLLFFYILAPIPYCISRRIVDDTDSASNACKELALFLTTGIVVSAFGLPIIFARADVIAWGACALVLTGNVVIFATILGFFLVFGTNDDFSWQQ; translated from the exons ATGGCCGGGATTAAAG CTCTGATCAGCCTGTCCTTTGGTGGGGCTATTGGCCTCATGTTCCTGATGCTAGGATGTGCTCTTCCAGTGTATGA TAAATACTGGCCCttgttcctcctcttcttctacaTCCTCGCCCCAATCCCTTACTGCATCTCCCGGAGAATTGTTGACGACACAGACTCGGCCAGCAATGCCTGCAAAGAGCTGGCTTTATTTCTCACAACGGGCATAGTGGTTTCAGCCTTCGGCCTGCCCATCATTTTCGCAAGAGCTGATGTT ATTGCCTGGGGAGCATGTGCGCTTGTGTTAACAGGCAATGTAGTCATCTTCGCAACCATTCTGGGATTCTTTTTGGTGTTCGGCACAAACGACGACTTTAGTTGGCAGCAGTG A
- the leprotl1 gene encoding leptin receptor overlapping transcript-like 1 isoform X1 → MAGIKALISLSFGGAIGLMFLMLGCALPVYDKYWPLFLLFFYILAPIPYCISRRIVDDTDSASNACKELALFLTTGIVVSAFGLPIIFARADVIAWGACALVLTGNVVIFATILGFFLVFGTNDDFSWQQW, encoded by the exons ATGGCCGGGATTAAAG CTCTGATCAGCCTGTCCTTTGGTGGGGCTATTGGCCTCATGTTCCTGATGCTAGGATGTGCTCTTCCAGTGTATGA TAAATACTGGCCCttgttcctcctcttcttctacaTCCTCGCCCCAATCCCTTACTGCATCTCCCGGAGAATTGTTGACGACACAGACTCGGCCAGCAATGCCTGCAAAGAGCTGGCTTTATTTCTCACAACGGGCATAGTGGTTTCAGCCTTCGGCCTGCCCATCATTTTCGCAAGAGCTGATGTT ATTGCCTGGGGAGCATGTGCGCTTGTGTTAACAGGCAATGTAGTCATCTTCGCAACCATTCTGGGATTCTTTTTGGTGTTCGGCACAAACGACGACTTTAGTTGGCAGCAGTGGTAA